Within the Candidatus Omnitrophota bacterium genome, the region GCGCGGACAATTACGATTCCCGTGTTCATAAGCTGGTGTCTGAAAATCGCGTAAGTCAAAGGAATGACAAACAAGAAGATCAAATCGCCGAGAGGGCAGAAGGGAATATCGTAGGAAAGAGGGATTGTGGTAGCCCCCAAACCAAATCCCACTATACTGGCGATCAGTGTAAGGACAAGAGGCCTGAGTGCAGTCTCGGAAGCATGGTGAAATCGAGCAATGAGCACCGCATGCCCGAGCATGACATTTGCCGTGAAGGTTAATAGGAACAGCCAGGACAAGGGGCCATATGTGGGGTAATAGGCATACCACAGGCGCGGCTTCACGCCTTCAACCACCCATGGGGTTAATAGGGTCATCAAGGCAACTCCGGTTGCCAATAGGTAGAGGATTCGGGTCAGAACGGGGTTGGAAGGGTGCCTGGTCAGCGACGACACGGTCTGTTGGAACAGAACCGGGATAAAGCAGGCGAGTGCGACGGCCAGCCGTGAAGTCCACAGGACCCAGTGTTCGCTAGGCACAACAGCCAAAAGATAAAAGACGCTCCACAGAGAGACTGAAACACTGATGGCAAACCAGAGCCGGCTGGCAGGTTCTTTGGGATTGTGGCGGAGCGTGAAGATTCCCAGAGCAAGGATGCTCAAGGCACTCAGGGTCGATCCTATGACATGTATGAGAACCATTGCTTTAGCTCTTCAACTATTAAAGTGCGGGAGGGCTCGTCACACAAACACAGCGCGCGCGTTTCTTGCCTATATTCCGGAAGTGGTGTTTTAGAGAAGCATCAAAGTAGATGGTCTGCTGAGGTCCCAAAACATAAGCAGTTCCGTTGACAAACACTTCCATGTTCCCCTCAAGCTGCAAGACAAATTTCTCGGTGCCGGAACCGGTTTGTTCCCATTGAGTTTCTCCTCCGGGATCAATGGTGATGAACACGGGCATCATTTGCTTTTTGAGAATATCTGTGGTGAGCACGGTCATGCTGGATTTGCCCGCAGTGTGCAAATAAACATCCTGCCGAGACTCCGGCGATTGAACAGTGACCGCATCGCGCTCCTTGCCGTTCCCCAGATCCCCGTAAAGTTCCGACATGTTGACATCCATGGCGCGGGTGAGATCCACGTGGGACTTCAGCGTGCCGGTCATCTTACCGGTTTCAATGCGGCTGATTGTGCCGGGGTCAACGCCCGAAAGCTGGGAGAGTTTCTTGAGAGTGAGGGACTTGGAACGCCGGAGTTCGCGAAGCCTCGGGCCTATTTGCATGCACGGCTCCTTGGGGTATTGGCCGAAGGGGTCAATTTGCCAGCCCCGGCAGCTTAGCAAGAAATTGAAGAAAATTCAAACTCTTCGCGCAGATGGGGGGCATTTTAAAAGAGAAGCGCGTCCGTAAGGGTGGTACAAAAGGCATCCTTTTGGGTATACTACCGCTAGGGTTCTGGACAAGTTCCAGAGATTGTTGGGGAAAAAGTACCGGAGCAACTCGCTATACATGGAGGTGATCAGTGAAAGCAAGGGTTTGGATGAGCGTTGTTTTTGGTTTGGCTTTTGTCCTGTCTCAAGCCGGGCCGGTATTTGCCGGGGATGTGGCCACTGTGTCGTTTAGCAAGGATAGCCCGGCCAGTGAGTGGGTCCAAGGAATGGACTACGGAGACCAGGCCTGGGGGAAGCTGGGCTTTGGAATAAAGAATCTCTTTTTGGGCTGGACCTCGATTATCCGGGATACCGAGGCTGCCGGGGATGCCGGCGATAACCGCGCTTGGGGATTTACCAAGGGTGTGGGGAACGGAATTCTGACCATGGTGGGCGGTTTGGCCCATGCGGTGACTTTCCCGATCACCAAATTGGACGTGAGCTTGCCGCACGGCGGTGTTCTAACGGATTAGTAGTTCAGGGCTCAGCTAGGAATTTGAGACTAAGTCCCTACCCTGAAAGGGGTAGGGACTTTTTTGTCTCGAGCTGGATACGAGGAGTGGGGTACTTTTGTAAAGTTCTGTCAGGCAATAAGTTGCGTATGATTTCTATCAGAGTCAACATTTTTGTTTTGGGAGAAAATATAAGACTTTATCCAAAGGGATATTTTTCAATCCAACCGGAATACTTTGTGGGGATTTTGGAGCGGTTGTATTGCCGGTGACACCTTAATTGACGACTGTTGTTCCGGGAGGACATTCCGATGCAATTCCACGCGCCTTGCAGGCCGCTCGCCTATTTTCTCTCCATCGTGTTGTGTCTCAATACTTCTCCTGTCCAAGCCGGACAAATCATTCCAGACAGAAATACGGCCACTTCCTTAGAGACAGAAGGAAGAGTGACCGATGTCCGGACATCCACGATCCAAGGAGAGAACGCATTCAACTCTTTCCGCAAGTTTGACGTGTACCAAGACAACGTGGTCAACCTGCATCTTCCTGACGGGACTTCCAATCTTCTCAACCTGGTGCATTCCTATGCCACGCATATTGACGGCGCTCTCAACTCCATCCAAGACGGTGCAATCGGTGGGAACGTGTTCTTTGCCAACCCGCATGGGATGGTGGTGGGAGAAACCGGGTCCATCAATGTTGGTGCTTTAACAGCGATGACGCCCACGCCCCAATATATGCGGGACTTTTTTGATTCCCCGGGTAATCCCTCGGCAGCCGCAGTCAGCAGCCTGCTCAACAGTACGGTCCCAATCAATGAAAATGCCTTAATTTCAGTGCAAGGTCAAATCCATGCAATCGGCGATATTGCGCTGCACGCCGGGAAGATCGCGAATACGGGACTGATCCAATCCGCGGTCAACATGAGAGATATTCCCGAGGCGCCTGCACTTGCTATCCGGAACGGGGAAATCATCCTCTCAGCAGAGCAGGATGTGGTGAATGCCGGGATCATCCGGTCGGAGGGCGCAAATGAGGTGGACGGCGGCAAGATCCATATTCGCGCGGGCCGGGACATAAAGCTGGAGGATGCTTCCGCAGTTTCGGCAAGAGGCCGCGGCGGGAATTCAGACGGGGGGGAGGTCATCATCCTGGCTGACCGGGATGCAGAAATCCTCGGCACGGCACTTGTGGACGTGAGTGGCGGAGAGATCTCGGGGGATGGGGGCTTTGCCGAGTTCAGCGCTGAGGAGGTGGTCAATCTCAACGGGGGCATATTCCAGGCCGGGGCAACGGATGGCGAAGGCGGCAATTTTTTGATTGATCCGGACATCCTCAATATCAACCAAATGCTTCTCAATAGTTCAGACGCCACGTACTTCAGCGGCGGGAACGGTTATTTTGAGGCGGACGAGGTGATTAACATTGGCGCCAACACGACGATCTCCAGCCGGCAGATCGAGTGGATGAATCTCCGCAGCCGCCATTTGAGCGACCCGTCGATTGGGGATTCGGGCAATCTGACCTTTGCCGCGCCCGTGATCAATGTGGGCCGCGGGGCAAGAATTCTGGCCCATGTTTTGGAAGGGGACACCGAACACGCTGCCGGCGATATTGCGTTTCTGGCCACGGACACGGATCGCCTTGGATTTGAGAAGAATGCTTACGCGGGCATCAGCATGGAGGACGCGGTTCTCAAGGGCAAAAATGTTGTTATATCAGCGCTGGCAGATACCTCCTTGCTCCCGGACATGCCGGATGACTCCCCATTGTCCTCTCCTGAAGCGATCGTGGACGCCATCTTTGATTTCACAGGAGATGCGGTGGTGACTCTCTCCGATGCCACGGCCCTGGTGGCCCTTTCCGGGGACACTCAAGTGGAGGCCAGCGGGAACGTGGCCATCAAGGCGGAAGCCATTTCGCGGGCCAACCCGCTGATGCCGGGCTATTTGCTGGGCTTTGCCTG harbors:
- a CDS encoding cupin domain-containing protein, whose amino-acid sequence is MQIGPRLRELRRSKSLTLKKLSQLSGVDPGTISRIETGKMTGTLKSHVDLTRAMDVNMSELYGDLGNGKERDAVTVQSPESRQDVYLHTAGKSSMTVLTTDILKKQMMPVFITIDPGGETQWEQTGSGTEKFVLQLEGNMEVFVNGTAYVLGPQQTIYFDASLKHHFRNIGKKRARCVCVTSPPAL